One genomic window of Micropterus dolomieu isolate WLL.071019.BEF.003 ecotype Adirondacks linkage group LG14, ASM2129224v1, whole genome shotgun sequence includes the following:
- the LOC123983268 gene encoding flocculation protein FLO11-like isoform X4, with the protein MATETPVQTSDEADENIPPGVTVAAGTSKLKVQVGDVVGYSLTQPSGENEPLSDTRTFSTPALTSSHGRVKAKSRISGLQSALTPILKYLNIRNKGLSPEPLKHGNNSNLSGSCFSLSCTTNGKKSTGGSSEHPNSDFPSSHFGQSLGDTNSPVYWLHDECLPEITLLDDTYDSMMQVTRLDSPLPDGVPVTAGSVNSTFSTLQPSSADKECEDHPPELSKHHKSTANTDSDAEIVAPHESTDAPEHWLDDKLFPEITLLHVTHDSELSPGVELSSMEVKQDISLVEGVQNLMPSSELCVQLVAEPARLEMIQSEEFSSTIDGNVTCTLSSFGEDSDPKSVGGNIMKATLEGTRDISMDSVLENSRRSLEPSGQKMVKIQTSAEDSLSNHLVNVTHDINSSSDLSVQCPASQLSTSDMQCDTSSKNVTSELHDEPVVISDTTKANNEELLKSHDSELNSKVTQPSPAGSVNTFTIVPPSNPSAPTNLNATAEIPCPQCKTLDLPPSNVKTPQVESDSTDQATSVSKNTTETFPHMKQNCSAVKASGSCDVKNGTFDSENSLQKSRENTVSIEAGATTFGPQNNTFDTKPSQQNGTITLSETSSTSDSHQNTLDKLSPPKGCNATSSPKENSLEVHPTDLSKHNGTTDSTDPDAKVGDTPDSIFEFNPAVASGAGRRETKDHSQSDLPMTEGLSDNLGHQSMDTDNNKADTFSWDDTLELKTDSLITSTPMTSCKLLNFTTECDDSKSIGAQKKLYGDGASEQDGQVQSDAPSNIICDRKTFLTQPTAKSLLPPSKAVSQLLKYKPASSLPGRFELLTSGLPVTRHRTQGGALRNTAACDAPQVTTGISNSYNLRATTTGSKQPISGLRKPQSSDIPSSGIQRAATATNHVTTAKKHPLKRGEALPIAKKKKIDAAVPAIAAETSTSCNTVTRARALKQPVTSHRAVPPKPQSHGCAKCVVHEQQLRILSEEIRRLKSELGVRRFLLWEMILPTY; encoded by the exons ATGGCTACTGAGACACCTGTGCAAACCTCTGATGAGGCTGATGAAAATATTCCCCCCGGAGTCACTGTTGCAGCTGGGACTTCAAAACTCAAGGTCCAAGTAGGAGATGTGGTAGGATATTCCCTTACACAGCCAAGTGGAGAAAATGAGCCTCTCTCTGACACCCGCACCTTTTCAACCCCAGCTCTGACAAGCAGCCATGGTAGAGTCAAGGCAAAGTCACGGATCTCTGGTCTCCAGTCTGCTCTAACACCaattttaaaatacttaaatattcGCAATAAAGGTTTGTCACCAGAGCCTTTAAAACACGGAAACAATTCTAATCTGTCTGGttcctgtttttctttaagTTGTACCACAAATGGTAAAAAATCAACTGGAGGTTCTAGCGAACATCCCAACTCAGATTTCCCCAGTAGCCATTTTGGCCAGTCATTAGGAGACACGAATTCTCCTGTGTACTGGCTGCATGACGAATGCTTGCCAGAAATCACCCTCCTTGATGATACATATGACTCCATGATGCAAGTGACTAGACTTGATTCACCTCTTCCAGACGGAGTGCCTGTAACAGCTGGGTCTGTGAACAGCACATTTTCCACCCTCCAGCCTAGTTCAGCTGATAAGGAATGTGAAGACCACCCTCCTGAACTGTCAAAACATCATAAGTCAACAGCTAATACAGACTCTGATGCGGAGATAGTTGCCCCTCACGAGAGCACAGATGCTCCTGAGCACTGGCTGGATGACAAATTATTCCCGGAAATTACTCTCCTTCATGTTACACATGATTCAGAGCTATCGCCAGGAGTGGAATTATCCTCCATGGAGGTCAAACAGGATATTTCACTAGTTGAAGGCGTGCAAAACCTCATGCCttcctcagagctctgtgtGCAACTTGTGGCAGAACCTGCCAGATTGGAGATGATTCAGAGTGAAGAATTTTCAAGTACTATTGATGGCAATGTCACCTGCACCTTAAGCTCCTTTGGTGAAGACTCTGATCCGAAGAGTGTGGGGGGGAATATAATGAAGGCTACCTTGGAAGGAACTCGGGATATTTCTATGGACAGTGTTTTAGAAAACAGCAGGCGCTCATTGGAACCAAGTGGACAAAAAATGGTGAAGATTCAAACATCAGCTGAGGACTCACTTAGTAACCATCTTGTTAACGTCACTCACGACATAAACTCCTCTAGTGACTTGTCTGTGCAGTGTCCTGCATCACAGCTGTCTACTTCTGATATGCAGTGTGACACTAGTTCAAAGAATGTCACTTCTGAGCTTCATGATGAGCCTGTGGTGATCTCTGATACcacaaaagcaaacaatgaAGAGTTACTCAAAAGCCATGATTCTGAGTTGAACAGCAAGGTGACACAGCCAAGCCCAGCTGGGTCTGTGAACACATTTACCATTGTCCCTCCCTCCAATCCAAGTGCACCCACCAATTTAAATGCTACTGCTGAAATACCATGCCCTCAATGTAAGACACTGGACCTTCCCCCCTCTAATGTGAAGACACCCCAAGTGGAGAGTGACTCTACAGATCAGGCTACTTCAGTCTCTAAGAACACCACTGAAACTTTCCCCCATATGAAGCAAAATTGCTCAGCTGTAAAGGCAAGTGGTTCATGTGACGTTAAGAACGGCACTTTCGATTCAGAAAATTCTCTTCAAAAATCCAGAGAGAACACAGTTTCAATAGAGGCTGGTGCTACAACCTTTGGCCCCCAGAACAATACTTTCGATACTAAACCTTCTCAGCAGAATGGCACAATAACTTTGTCAGAAACAAGCTCAACAAGTGACAGTCACCAGAACACTTTGGACAAGCTCTCTCCTCCCAAGGGCTGTAATGCAACGAGTAGCCCTAAAGAAAACAGTTTGGAAGTCCACCCTACTGACCTGTCAAAACATAATGGGACAACAGATAGTACAGACCCTGATGCCAAGGTGGGTGACACCCCTGATAGCATATTTGAATTTAATCCAGCTGTAGCTTCCGGAGCCGGTCGACGTGAAACTAAGGATCATTCACAATCAGATCTGCCTATGACAGAGGGTCTTTCTGACAATTTAGGCCATCAAAGCATGGATACAGACAACAACAAAGCAGACACATTCAGTTGGGATGATACCCTAGAGTTAAAGACAGACTCTTTGATTACTTCAACACCAATGACTAGCTGTAAATTGCTCAACTTCACCACTGAATGTGATGACAGCAAATCCATTGGGGCACAGAAGAAACTGTATGGGGATGGCGCCAGTGAACAAGATGGTCAGGTGCAATCAGATGCCCCATCAAACATAATCTGCGATCGAAAAACATTCCTGACGCAACCCACTGCCAAATCCCTTTTGCCTCCTTCGAAAGCTGTGTCCCAGTTGTTGAAATACAAGCCAGCCTCATCACTTCCAGGACGATTTGAGCTGCTCACATCAGGCCTACCCGTGACAAGACATAGAACACAAGGCGGAGCGTTGAGAAATACTGCTGCTTGTGATGCACCCCAGGTG ACTACAGGAATATCAAACTCCTACAACTTACGTGCTACAACAACAG GATCCAAGCAGCCAATATCTGGCTTGCGAAAACCGCAGTCGAGTGACATACCATCTTCAGGCATCCAGAGAGCTGCAACAG CAACGAACCATGTGACCACGGCAAAGAAGCACCCTTTAAAAAGAGGTGAAGCTTTGCCAAtagcaaagaagaaaaaaatcg ATGCTGCGGTGCCAGCCATTGCTGCTGAAACGTCAACATCTTGCAATACTGTTACCAGAGCCAGAGCCCTGAAACAGCCTGTAACCAGCCATAGAGCTGTTCCACCTAAACCCCAAAGCCACG GATGTGCCAAATGTGTTGTGCATGAACAGCAACTCCGAATTCTGTCCGAAGAAATAAGGAGACTGAAATCAG AGCTGGGCGTGAGG
- the LOC123983268 gene encoding uncharacterized protein LOC123983268 isoform X6, whose product MATETPVQTSDEADENIPPGVTVAAGTSKLKVQVGDVTTGISNSYNLRATTTGSKQPISGLRKPQSSDIPSSGIQRAATGLRPPLARSNAPSCSGTNQLRGPTATNHVTTAKKHPLKRGEALPIAKKKKIDAAVPAIAAETSTSCNTVTRARALKQPVTSHRAVPPKPQSHGCAKCVVHEQQLRILSEEIRRLKSELGVRRFLLWEMILPTY is encoded by the exons ATGGCTACTGAGACACCTGTGCAAACCTCTGATGAGGCTGATGAAAATATTCCCCCCGGAGTCACTGTTGCAGCTGGGACTTCAAAACTCAAGGTCCAAGTAGGAGATGTG ACTACAGGAATATCAAACTCCTACAACTTACGTGCTACAACAACAG GATCCAAGCAGCCAATATCTGGCTTGCGAAAACCGCAGTCGAGTGACATACCATCTTCAGGCATCCAGAGAGCTGCAACAGGTCTCAGGCCGCCTTTAGCAAGAAGCAACGCACCGTCTTGTTCAGGCACTAACCAGCTCCGTGGACCAACAG CAACGAACCATGTGACCACGGCAAAGAAGCACCCTTTAAAAAGAGGTGAAGCTTTGCCAAtagcaaagaagaaaaaaatcg ATGCTGCGGTGCCAGCCATTGCTGCTGAAACGTCAACATCTTGCAATACTGTTACCAGAGCCAGAGCCCTGAAACAGCCTGTAACCAGCCATAGAGCTGTTCCACCTAAACCCCAAAGCCACG GATGTGCCAAATGTGTTGTGCATGAACAGCAACTCCGAATTCTGTCCGAAGAAATAAGGAGACTGAAATCAG AGCTGGGCGTGAGG
- the LOC123983268 gene encoding flocculation protein FLO11-like isoform X3 yields MATETPVQTSDEADENIPPGVTVAAGTSKLKVQVGDVVGYSLTQPSGENEPLSDTRTFSTPALTSSHGRVKAKSRISGLQSALTPILKYLNIRNKGLSPEPLKHGNNSNLSGSCFSLSCTTNGKKSTGGSSEHPNSDFPSSHFGQSLGDTNSPVYWLHDECLPEITLLDDTYDSMMQVTRLDSPLPDGVPVTAGSVNSTFSTLQPSSADKECEDHPPELSKHHKSTANTDSDAEIVAPHESTDAPEHWLDDKLFPEITLLHVTHDSELSPGVELSSMEVKQDISLVEGVQNLMPSSELCVQLVAEPARLEMIQSEEFSSTIDGNVTCTLSSFGEDSDPKSVGGNIMKATLEGTRDISMDSVLENSRRSLEPSGQKMVKIQTSAEDSLSNHLVNVTHDINSSSDLSVQCPASQLSTSDMQCDTSSKNVTSELHDEPVVISDTTKANNEELLKSHDSELNSKVTQPSPAGSVNTFTIVPPSNPSAPTNLNATAEIPCPQCKTLDLPPSNVKTPQVESDSTDQATSVSKNTTETFPHMKQNCSAVKASGSCDVKNGTFDSENSLQKSRENTVSIEAGATTFGPQNNTFDTKPSQQNGTITLSETSSTSDSHQNTLDKLSPPKGCNATSSPKENSLEVHPTDLSKHNGTTDSTDPDAKVGDTPDSIFEFNPAVASGAGRRETKDHSQSDLPMTEGLSDNLGHQSMDTDNNKADTFSWDDTLELKTDSLITSTPMTSCKLLNFTTECDDSKSIGAQKKLYGDGASEQDGQVQSDAPSNIICDRKTFLTQPTAKSLLPPSKAVSQLLKYKPASSLPGRFELLTSGLPVTRHRTQGGALRNTAACDAPQVTTGISNSYNLRATTTGSKQPISGLRKPQSSDIPSSGIQRAATGLRPPLARSNAPSCSGTNQLRGPTATNHVTTAKKHPLKRGEALPIAKKKKIDAAVPAIAAETSTSCNTVTRARALKQPVTSHRAVPPKPQSHGCAKCVVHEQQLRILSEEIRRLKSELLKRSPQEGEQ; encoded by the exons ATGGCTACTGAGACACCTGTGCAAACCTCTGATGAGGCTGATGAAAATATTCCCCCCGGAGTCACTGTTGCAGCTGGGACTTCAAAACTCAAGGTCCAAGTAGGAGATGTGGTAGGATATTCCCTTACACAGCCAAGTGGAGAAAATGAGCCTCTCTCTGACACCCGCACCTTTTCAACCCCAGCTCTGACAAGCAGCCATGGTAGAGTCAAGGCAAAGTCACGGATCTCTGGTCTCCAGTCTGCTCTAACACCaattttaaaatacttaaatattcGCAATAAAGGTTTGTCACCAGAGCCTTTAAAACACGGAAACAATTCTAATCTGTCTGGttcctgtttttctttaagTTGTACCACAAATGGTAAAAAATCAACTGGAGGTTCTAGCGAACATCCCAACTCAGATTTCCCCAGTAGCCATTTTGGCCAGTCATTAGGAGACACGAATTCTCCTGTGTACTGGCTGCATGACGAATGCTTGCCAGAAATCACCCTCCTTGATGATACATATGACTCCATGATGCAAGTGACTAGACTTGATTCACCTCTTCCAGACGGAGTGCCTGTAACAGCTGGGTCTGTGAACAGCACATTTTCCACCCTCCAGCCTAGTTCAGCTGATAAGGAATGTGAAGACCACCCTCCTGAACTGTCAAAACATCATAAGTCAACAGCTAATACAGACTCTGATGCGGAGATAGTTGCCCCTCACGAGAGCACAGATGCTCCTGAGCACTGGCTGGATGACAAATTATTCCCGGAAATTACTCTCCTTCATGTTACACATGATTCAGAGCTATCGCCAGGAGTGGAATTATCCTCCATGGAGGTCAAACAGGATATTTCACTAGTTGAAGGCGTGCAAAACCTCATGCCttcctcagagctctgtgtGCAACTTGTGGCAGAACCTGCCAGATTGGAGATGATTCAGAGTGAAGAATTTTCAAGTACTATTGATGGCAATGTCACCTGCACCTTAAGCTCCTTTGGTGAAGACTCTGATCCGAAGAGTGTGGGGGGGAATATAATGAAGGCTACCTTGGAAGGAACTCGGGATATTTCTATGGACAGTGTTTTAGAAAACAGCAGGCGCTCATTGGAACCAAGTGGACAAAAAATGGTGAAGATTCAAACATCAGCTGAGGACTCACTTAGTAACCATCTTGTTAACGTCACTCACGACATAAACTCCTCTAGTGACTTGTCTGTGCAGTGTCCTGCATCACAGCTGTCTACTTCTGATATGCAGTGTGACACTAGTTCAAAGAATGTCACTTCTGAGCTTCATGATGAGCCTGTGGTGATCTCTGATACcacaaaagcaaacaatgaAGAGTTACTCAAAAGCCATGATTCTGAGTTGAACAGCAAGGTGACACAGCCAAGCCCAGCTGGGTCTGTGAACACATTTACCATTGTCCCTCCCTCCAATCCAAGTGCACCCACCAATTTAAATGCTACTGCTGAAATACCATGCCCTCAATGTAAGACACTGGACCTTCCCCCCTCTAATGTGAAGACACCCCAAGTGGAGAGTGACTCTACAGATCAGGCTACTTCAGTCTCTAAGAACACCACTGAAACTTTCCCCCATATGAAGCAAAATTGCTCAGCTGTAAAGGCAAGTGGTTCATGTGACGTTAAGAACGGCACTTTCGATTCAGAAAATTCTCTTCAAAAATCCAGAGAGAACACAGTTTCAATAGAGGCTGGTGCTACAACCTTTGGCCCCCAGAACAATACTTTCGATACTAAACCTTCTCAGCAGAATGGCACAATAACTTTGTCAGAAACAAGCTCAACAAGTGACAGTCACCAGAACACTTTGGACAAGCTCTCTCCTCCCAAGGGCTGTAATGCAACGAGTAGCCCTAAAGAAAACAGTTTGGAAGTCCACCCTACTGACCTGTCAAAACATAATGGGACAACAGATAGTACAGACCCTGATGCCAAGGTGGGTGACACCCCTGATAGCATATTTGAATTTAATCCAGCTGTAGCTTCCGGAGCCGGTCGACGTGAAACTAAGGATCATTCACAATCAGATCTGCCTATGACAGAGGGTCTTTCTGACAATTTAGGCCATCAAAGCATGGATACAGACAACAACAAAGCAGACACATTCAGTTGGGATGATACCCTAGAGTTAAAGACAGACTCTTTGATTACTTCAACACCAATGACTAGCTGTAAATTGCTCAACTTCACCACTGAATGTGATGACAGCAAATCCATTGGGGCACAGAAGAAACTGTATGGGGATGGCGCCAGTGAACAAGATGGTCAGGTGCAATCAGATGCCCCATCAAACATAATCTGCGATCGAAAAACATTCCTGACGCAACCCACTGCCAAATCCCTTTTGCCTCCTTCGAAAGCTGTGTCCCAGTTGTTGAAATACAAGCCAGCCTCATCACTTCCAGGACGATTTGAGCTGCTCACATCAGGCCTACCCGTGACAAGACATAGAACACAAGGCGGAGCGTTGAGAAATACTGCTGCTTGTGATGCACCCCAGGTG ACTACAGGAATATCAAACTCCTACAACTTACGTGCTACAACAACAG GATCCAAGCAGCCAATATCTGGCTTGCGAAAACCGCAGTCGAGTGACATACCATCTTCAGGCATCCAGAGAGCTGCAACAGGTCTCAGGCCGCCTTTAGCAAGAAGCAACGCACCGTCTTGTTCAGGCACTAACCAGCTCCGTGGACCAACAG CAACGAACCATGTGACCACGGCAAAGAAGCACCCTTTAAAAAGAGGTGAAGCTTTGCCAAtagcaaagaagaaaaaaatcg ATGCTGCGGTGCCAGCCATTGCTGCTGAAACGTCAACATCTTGCAATACTGTTACCAGAGCCAGAGCCCTGAAACAGCCTGTAACCAGCCATAGAGCTGTTCCACCTAAACCCCAAAGCCACG GATGTGCCAAATGTGTTGTGCATGAACAGCAACTCCGAATTCTGTCCGAAGAAATAAGGAGACTGAAATCAG